A genomic stretch from Streptomyces sp. NBC_00341 includes:
- a CDS encoding type I polyketide synthase, whose amino-acid sequence MSPMNEERLREYLKRATADLQRTRQKLAEHQEKSSEPIAIVGMSCRLPGGVTSPEQLWQLVADGTDAVSEFPDDRGWDLRSLYDPDPDQPGTCYSTQGGFLHDATRFDAELFGLSPREALATDPQQRLLLEASWEALEHSGISPTSLRGSRTGVYVGVMYNDYGSRVRQPPRGLEGYIGNGSSPSIASGRIAYTLGLEGPAVTLDTACSSSLVALHLACQSLRSGECTLALAGGVTVMSTPVTFVQFSRHRGLAPDGRCKSFADDADGTGWSEGVGLLTLERLSEARRNGHRVLAVIRGSAINQDGASSGLTAPNGPSQQRVIRQALSNAGLTPADVDAVEAHGTGTRLGDPIEAQALLATYGKDRPAGRPLWLGSLKSNLGHTQAAAGVAGVIKMVQAIRHGSLPKTLHVTEPSQHVDWSAGDVQLLTEARPWPEPDRPRRAGVSAFGVSGTNAHLIVEQAPQEEPAAATQDGPPAGPAPRILPVIPWVVSAKTPEGLAAQARRLLPGTAGHAPQDIGHALAVTRAPLERRAVAVGTGPQELLAALTAIADGESTGPGVVTGQPLGGPVAFMFSGQGSQRTGTGRELYAAYPVFARTLDEICAHFDIGSGTPLKTVMFEDTGLLDRTEYTQPALFALEVALFRLLESWGVRPDHLIGHSIGELAAAHAADALSLPDACRLVAARARLMQALPAGGAMLALRATEAEVTGLLGDRVSIAAINAADSVVLSGDEDEVLRVAAGFPGRDTRRLTVSHAFHSHRMDGMLAEFRAVAETVEYRRPAVPVVSNLTGRPVEEFTAEHWVRHVREAVRFADGIDRLRALGTERFVELGPDGPLCAAVAGGRPGPGLVRPLLRGARPEPETLTETLAMLWACGGHVDWSAFYEGTGARRPELPTFAFQHRRFWLEAPFPHRDTTTGHPVLGAGVERADADGFVFDGELSVATHPWLADHRVAGHILVPGTAFLELALSAGTRIGCPRVDELVLAEPLVLEPADRVTLQLVIGAADPAGRRAVTGYARPETDTPGRPWTRHFTGTLTPAPGPADIGAGPADWPPPGATPLETGHLYDELASAGLEYGPLLRGLRAAWRLGDEIHAEVELPESRHIEAERFELHPALLDAALHASALGADTSAAAVPFTWTGVSVHTPGATALRVTLSPSGQRSLRVTATDAAGTPVVSVESLLVRPLPGERLRALPRHRDTLYRVEWPEVPAGPAPAGEPPEVMDLPGGPALPDDPHEALREALHRTLAILQDRLGGPEPVDGTPLVLRTRAAARLPGESAQADPVAAAVQALVRSAQSENPDRFVLVDVTDDGPQIPVAALPYDEPSLLWRDGRWYAPRLARPEPRTEEPASPFGADGTVLVTGATGRLGRALCRHLVEQHGVRHLLLTSRSGPDSPDADELTSLDAEVRLAACDVSDRDALAALLDTVPAAHPLTAVIHLAGILDDGIIQSLTPGRIDAVLAPKVSGALNLHELTQDLPLTAFILFASAAGTFGGPGQGNYSAANAYLDALAENRRRQGLPGLSLAWGLWEGQDGMVGGLSDVDLQRAASIGVLSLGGPEGLALFDTALGSPEGNLVPAAFDFPVLRGQDGKQAMHALLRGLVRHQRPATAPAARPVRTIDLVRSRVAAVLRHSSTSAVDPDKSFSELGFDSLMAVELRNTLSEQTGLRLPASVIFDQPTPAALAGHLESMTAGPTAAPAPGATPVTAAGAPDDEPIAIVSMACRLPGGVETPEQLWELVLRGDDAVVPMPEDRGWDLGALLDPDADRPGTSYASEGGFLVGADRFDPTPFGISPREALAMDPQQRLLLESSWELFERAGLPARSLRGSSTGVFIGLMYTDYSALLHGRAHDLEGHLGTGTAGSVASGRLAYTYGLEGPAVTVDTACSSSLVSVHMAVAALRSGECSLALAGGTTVMSTPTVFQEFSRQRGLATDGRCKPFAQGADGTGWGEGAGLLLLERLSDARRNGHTVLGVVRGSAVNQDGASNGLTAPNGPSQQRVIRQALANARLDAADIDTVEAHGTGTPLGDPIEAQALLATYGQERADDTPLLVGALKSNLGHTQAAAGVAGIIKTVLAMRHGVLPRIVHLDEPSSRVDWESGAVRLLDRNQDWPDTGRPRRAAVSSFGISGTNAHVILEQAPAEPASAARPDPDRTPPAAVAWTLSAPSEPALRAQADSLLPALQDTAPVDVGLTLATVRSAFEHRAVIVGADRGELLDGLRALAAGEPSAHVVEGVARPLSRPVFVFPGQGSQWAGMAAELIDTSPRFARSIARCEAALAEFVDWRLTDVLRGAPGAPGLDSDDVVQPATFAVTVSLAELWRSCGVEPAAVVGHSQGEIAAACFAGALTLRDAARVVCLRGREVTALAGLGGLLSVAAPQALVEELLRAYEGRLHIGAVNSPRAVIVSGDADALREFAAACTDQSIRTRTVPINYASHSPHADAVEDRLAEVLAPVTSSAPDVPFFSTVTADWADGPVFDGSYWFQNLRRPVRFADSVRALAEEGYGPLIEVSAHPVLTAAVEETLADRDDVAALGSLRRFDGGLARFLRSVGEAHTAGAAVDWTRVFEDTGARRIDLPPYAFQRRRFWPEFEEIVATVADPAEAEFWRAVSDQDLDALTEHTGMARCELAPVLPALSRWHTGRRLRTTLDDWRYRTQWEPVAAGPDAPLSGSWLLLRPAGAHDRLVDATARALRQAGADVIDVPVDTTGNGTAGSDTAGGRSSSLAERITAALDGRRPAGVLCLTGLDETPHPDHPAMTTGLTAVLATVRALTALDLDAPLWLGTTGAVGTGPADPPRHPAQALVWGTGVVIGLDLPRRWGGLLDLPEELDADSARHLCAVLGGTTGEEQLVIAPSGILARRLVRAPADGAATPWQPRETVVITGGTGALGSRLARWAARSGADRVVLVSRRGEAADGMPELIDELVDLGADVVIAACDLADRAALGDLFAKIGTDGPPIRAVLHVAGTSGREVPAEELTPAELAAVLGPKVTGTRNLAALTEDLDLDAFVLFSSGAGTWGNSGRIGYAAANAHLDAFAAERRAAGLPFLSLAWGAWDGGGMVDTDTAAHLHRLGNRQMDPDLAVAALADAVGRQDHNLVIADIDWQAFAPAYSAARSRPLILGVPEARQALTGSETPAAESDAVTGLVRELSALDDTERQRLLLDRIRREAAVALGHESASELLSDRSFRDLGFDSLTVVTLRNRLSALTGLQLPTTLVFDHPTFPDLTRYLTTRLFGADSEAAAQSPEEEATWSALRAIPLSRLRETGLLDALLELAAAPQQADAPDADTAADTAERIDDMNVADLVELALGTDTHVQES is encoded by the coding sequence ATGAGTCCCATGAACGAGGAGCGGCTGCGCGAATACCTGAAGAGGGCCACCGCCGATCTGCAGCGCACCCGTCAGAAACTCGCCGAGCACCAGGAGAAGAGCTCGGAGCCGATCGCGATCGTCGGCATGAGCTGCCGGCTGCCCGGCGGGGTCACCTCGCCCGAGCAGCTGTGGCAGCTCGTCGCCGACGGCACCGACGCCGTCTCGGAGTTCCCGGACGACCGGGGCTGGGACCTGCGCTCGCTCTACGACCCGGACCCCGACCAGCCGGGCACCTGCTACTCGACACAGGGCGGCTTCCTGCACGACGCCACCCGGTTCGACGCCGAACTCTTCGGCCTGAGCCCCCGCGAGGCACTGGCCACCGACCCGCAGCAGCGACTCCTCCTCGAAGCCTCCTGGGAGGCGCTGGAACACAGCGGGATCAGCCCGACGTCGCTGCGCGGCAGCCGTACGGGCGTGTACGTCGGCGTGATGTACAACGACTACGGATCCAGGGTGCGGCAGCCGCCGCGCGGCCTGGAGGGCTACATAGGCAACGGCAGCTCCCCGAGCATCGCCTCCGGCCGCATCGCCTACACCCTCGGCCTCGAAGGGCCCGCGGTCACGCTGGACACGGCGTGCTCCTCCTCGCTGGTCGCCCTGCACCTGGCCTGCCAGTCCCTCCGGTCGGGGGAGTGCACCCTGGCTCTGGCCGGCGGTGTGACGGTCATGTCCACACCGGTCACCTTCGTGCAGTTCAGCCGGCACCGGGGCCTGGCGCCCGACGGACGCTGCAAGTCCTTCGCCGACGACGCCGACGGGACGGGCTGGTCCGAGGGCGTCGGCCTGCTCACCCTGGAACGCCTGTCGGAGGCCCGCCGCAACGGCCACCGCGTGCTGGCCGTGATCCGCGGCAGCGCCATCAACCAGGACGGCGCCAGCAGCGGCCTCACCGCTCCCAACGGCCCCTCCCAGCAGCGCGTCATCCGCCAGGCCCTGTCCAACGCCGGCCTCACCCCGGCCGACGTGGACGCCGTCGAGGCGCACGGCACCGGTACCCGGCTCGGCGACCCGATCGAGGCGCAGGCGCTGCTCGCCACCTACGGCAAGGACCGCCCGGCGGGCCGGCCGCTGTGGCTCGGATCGCTCAAGTCGAACCTCGGCCACACCCAGGCCGCCGCCGGCGTCGCCGGTGTGATCAAGATGGTGCAGGCGATACGGCACGGCAGCCTGCCGAAGACCCTCCACGTGACCGAGCCCTCCCAGCACGTCGACTGGTCCGCCGGTGACGTGCAACTGCTCACCGAGGCCCGGCCGTGGCCCGAACCCGACCGCCCCCGCCGGGCCGGCGTCTCGGCGTTCGGCGTCAGCGGCACCAACGCCCACCTGATCGTCGAACAGGCCCCGCAGGAGGAGCCCGCCGCCGCGACGCAGGACGGTCCGCCCGCAGGCCCCGCGCCGCGCATCCTCCCCGTGATCCCCTGGGTGGTCTCCGCGAAGACCCCCGAAGGCCTCGCCGCCCAGGCCCGCAGGCTGCTCCCCGGCACCGCCGGGCACGCCCCCCAGGACATCGGCCACGCACTGGCCGTCACCCGGGCGCCCCTGGAGCGGCGCGCGGTGGCGGTGGGCACCGGCCCGCAGGAACTGCTGGCCGCGCTCACCGCCATCGCGGACGGCGAGAGCACCGGACCCGGTGTGGTCACGGGACAGCCCCTCGGCGGCCCGGTCGCCTTCATGTTCAGCGGCCAGGGCTCCCAGCGGACCGGGACGGGCCGCGAGCTGTACGCCGCCTACCCCGTGTTCGCACGGACACTGGACGAGATCTGCGCGCACTTCGACATCGGTTCCGGCACCCCGCTGAAGACCGTCATGTTCGAGGACACCGGCCTGCTGGACCGGACCGAGTACACCCAGCCCGCCCTGTTCGCCCTCGAAGTGGCCCTGTTCCGGCTGCTGGAGTCCTGGGGTGTGCGGCCCGACCACCTCATCGGCCACTCCATCGGGGAACTCGCCGCCGCCCACGCCGCGGACGCGCTGTCCCTGCCGGACGCCTGCCGGCTCGTCGCCGCCCGTGCCCGGCTGATGCAGGCCCTGCCGGCCGGCGGCGCCATGCTCGCCCTGCGCGCCACCGAGGCCGAGGTCACCGGGCTGCTCGGGGACCGCGTCTCGATCGCCGCGATCAACGCCGCCGACTCCGTGGTCCTGTCCGGCGACGAGGACGAAGTGCTCCGCGTCGCCGCCGGGTTCCCCGGCCGCGACACCCGCCGCCTCACCGTCAGCCACGCCTTCCACTCCCACCGCATGGACGGGATGCTGGCGGAGTTCCGCGCGGTCGCCGAGACCGTCGAGTACCGCAGGCCGGCCGTCCCGGTCGTGTCCAACCTGACCGGGCGTCCCGTCGAGGAGTTCACCGCCGAGCACTGGGTGCGGCACGTACGCGAGGCGGTCCGCTTCGCCGACGGCATCGACCGGCTGCGCGCCCTGGGCACCGAACGGTTCGTCGAACTCGGCCCCGACGGACCGCTGTGCGCGGCCGTCGCCGGCGGCCGGCCCGGCCCCGGCCTCGTGCGGCCGCTGCTGCGCGGCGCCCGGCCCGAACCCGAGACCCTCACCGAGACCCTGGCCATGCTCTGGGCCTGCGGCGGCCACGTCGACTGGTCCGCCTTCTACGAGGGCACCGGCGCCCGCCGCCCCGAGCTGCCCACCTTCGCCTTCCAGCACCGGCGCTTCTGGCTGGAGGCGCCCTTCCCGCACCGCGACACGACGACCGGTCACCCCGTCCTCGGGGCCGGAGTCGAACGCGCCGACGCGGACGGCTTCGTCTTCGACGGCGAACTGTCCGTCGCCACGCACCCCTGGCTGGCCGACCACCGCGTGGCCGGTCACATCCTGGTGCCCGGCACCGCCTTCCTCGAACTCGCGCTGTCGGCCGGCACCCGGATCGGCTGCCCCCGCGTCGACGAACTCGTCCTGGCCGAACCACTGGTGCTGGAACCCGCCGACCGCGTCACCCTGCAACTGGTGATCGGTGCCGCGGACCCCGCCGGCCGGCGCGCCGTCACCGGCTACGCCAGGCCGGAGACGGACACCCCCGGCCGGCCGTGGACCCGCCACTTCACCGGCACCCTGACCCCGGCACCCGGCCCCGCGGACATCGGAGCCGGGCCCGCCGACTGGCCGCCGCCGGGCGCGACCCCCCTGGAGACCGGGCACCTCTACGACGAACTGGCCTCGGCCGGACTGGAGTACGGTCCGCTGCTGCGCGGACTGCGCGCCGCCTGGCGGCTCGGCGACGAGATCCACGCCGAGGTCGAGCTGCCCGAGTCCCGGCACATCGAGGCCGAACGGTTCGAACTGCACCCGGCCCTCCTCGACGCCGCCCTGCACGCCTCCGCGCTCGGCGCCGACACCTCCGCCGCCGCGGTCCCCTTCACCTGGACCGGCGTCAGCGTGCACACCCCGGGCGCCACCGCACTGCGCGTCACCCTCAGCCCGTCCGGGCAGCGCTCGCTGAGGGTGACCGCGACCGACGCCGCCGGGACGCCCGTCGTGTCCGTCGAATCGCTGCTGGTACGCCCGCTGCCCGGGGAACGGCTGCGCGCACTGCCGCGCCACCGCGACACCCTGTACCGCGTCGAGTGGCCGGAGGTCCCCGCCGGACCCGCCCCGGCCGGTGAACCGCCCGAGGTGATGGACCTGCCGGGCGGCCCCGCGCTGCCGGACGACCCGCACGAGGCGCTGCGCGAGGCCCTGCACCGCACCCTCGCGATCCTGCAGGACCGGCTCGGCGGACCCGAGCCCGTGGACGGGACCCCGCTCGTACTGCGCACCCGCGCCGCCGCCCGGCTGCCCGGCGAGAGCGCGCAGGCCGACCCGGTCGCCGCCGCCGTCCAGGCCCTGGTGCGCTCGGCGCAGTCGGAGAACCCGGACCGGTTCGTCCTCGTGGACGTCACCGACGACGGCCCGCAGATCCCGGTGGCGGCACTCCCGTACGACGAGCCGTCGCTGCTGTGGCGCGACGGCCGCTGGTACGCGCCCCGCCTCGCCCGGCCGGAGCCCCGCACCGAAGAGCCGGCGTCCCCCTTCGGGGCCGACGGAACGGTCCTGGTCACGGGAGCCACCGGCCGGCTCGGCCGCGCCCTGTGCCGGCACCTCGTCGAGCAGCACGGCGTCCGGCACCTGCTGCTGACCAGCAGGTCGGGGCCGGACTCCCCGGACGCCGACGAGCTGACCTCGCTGGACGCCGAGGTGCGGCTCGCGGCCTGCGACGTCTCGGACCGGGACGCCCTGGCGGCACTGCTCGACACGGTGCCCGCCGCGCACCCGCTGACCGCCGTCATCCACCTGGCGGGCATCCTCGACGACGGCATCATCCAGTCGCTGACCCCCGGGCGCATCGACGCCGTACTCGCCCCGAAGGTCTCCGGGGCGCTCAACCTCCACGAGCTGACCCAGGACCTGCCCCTGACCGCGTTCATCCTGTTCGCCTCGGCCGCCGGCACCTTCGGCGGCCCCGGCCAGGGCAACTACTCCGCCGCCAACGCCTACCTCGACGCCCTCGCGGAGAACCGCCGCCGGCAGGGGCTGCCCGGCCTCTCCCTGGCCTGGGGCCTGTGGGAGGGCCAGGACGGCATGGTCGGCGGCCTCAGCGACGTCGACCTGCAGCGCGCCGCCAGCATCGGTGTCCTCAGCCTGGGCGGCCCCGAAGGACTCGCCCTGTTCGACACGGCCCTCGGCAGCCCCGAGGGCAACCTGGTGCCCGCCGCCTTCGACTTCCCCGTCCTGCGCGGGCAGGACGGCAAGCAGGCCATGCACGCCCTGCTGCGCGGCCTGGTACGCCACCAGAGGCCCGCGACGGCCCCGGCGGCCCGGCCGGTCCGCACGATCGACCTGGTCCGCAGCCGGGTCGCCGCCGTACTGCGGCACTCCTCGACGAGCGCCGTCGACCCCGACAAGTCGTTCTCCGAGCTCGGCTTCGACTCGCTGATGGCCGTCGAACTGCGCAACACGCTCAGCGAGCAGACCGGCCTCAGACTGCCCGCGTCCGTCATCTTCGACCAGCCCACCCCGGCCGCGCTGGCCGGCCACCTGGAGTCGATGACGGCGGGCCCGACGGCCGCGCCCGCCCCCGGCGCCACCCCCGTCACGGCGGCCGGCGCCCCCGACGACGAGCCGATCGCGATCGTGTCCATGGCCTGCCGGCTGCCCGGCGGGGTCGAGACACCCGAACAGCTGTGGGAGCTGGTGCTGCGCGGCGACGACGCTGTCGTACCGATGCCGGAGGACCGGGGCTGGGACCTCGGCGCGCTCCTCGACCCGGACGCCGACCGGCCCGGCACCAGCTACGCCTCCGAGGGCGGATTCCTCGTCGGAGCCGACCGGTTCGACCCCACCCCGTTCGGGATCTCGCCCCGCGAAGCCCTCGCCATGGACCCCCAGCAGCGCCTGCTGCTCGAATCGTCCTGGGAGCTCTTCGAACGGGCCGGGCTCCCCGCGCGCTCCCTGCGGGGCAGCAGCACCGGCGTGTTCATCGGCCTGATGTACACCGACTACTCGGCCCTGCTGCACGGCCGCGCCCACGATCTGGAGGGCCACCTCGGCACCGGCACCGCGGGCAGCGTCGCCTCCGGCCGGCTCGCCTACACCTACGGACTGGAGGGCCCGGCCGTCACCGTCGACACCGCCTGCTCCTCCTCACTGGTCTCCGTGCACATGGCGGTCGCCGCACTCCGCTCCGGCGAGTGCTCGCTCGCCCTGGCCGGCGGCACCACCGTGATGTCGACGCCCACCGTGTTCCAGGAGTTCAGCCGCCAGCGCGGACTCGCCACCGACGGCCGCTGCAAGCCGTTCGCGCAGGGCGCCGACGGCACCGGCTGGGGCGAGGGCGCCGGACTGCTGCTCCTGGAGCGGCTCTCCGACGCCCGCCGCAACGGGCACACCGTCCTCGGTGTCGTACGCGGCTCGGCCGTCAACCAGGACGGCGCCTCCAACGGGCTCACCGCCCCCAACGGCCCCTCCCAGCAGCGCGTCATCCGCCAGGCGCTCGCCAACGCCCGGCTGGACGCCGCGGACATCGACACCGTCGAGGCGCACGGCACCGGCACCCCGCTCGGCGACCCGATCGAGGCGCAGGCGCTGCTCGCCACCTACGGCCAGGAACGGGCGGACGACACCCCGCTGCTGGTCGGCGCCCTCAAGTCGAACCTCGGGCACACCCAGGCCGCCGCCGGTGTCGCCGGGATCATCAAGACCGTGCTGGCGATGCGGCACGGCGTACTGCCCAGGATCGTGCACCTGGACGAGCCCTCGTCCAGGGTCGACTGGGAGTCCGGCGCCGTACGGCTGCTCGACCGCAACCAGGACTGGCCCGACACCGGACGGCCGCGCCGCGCCGCGGTCTCCTCGTTCGGCATCAGCGGCACCAACGCCCACGTCATCCTCGAACAGGCACCTGCCGAGCCCGCGTCGGCCGCCCGTCCGGACCCGGACCGCACGCCGCCCGCCGCCGTCGCCTGGACCCTGTCCGCACCGAGCGAACCGGCCCTGCGCGCCCAGGCGGACAGCCTGCTGCCGGCCCTCCAGGACACCGCACCCGTGGACGTGGGCCTGACCCTGGCCACGGTCCGGTCGGCCTTCGAACACCGCGCGGTGATCGTCGGCGCCGACCGGGGCGAACTCCTCGACGGACTGCGCGCCCTGGCCGCGGGCGAACCCAGCGCGCACGTCGTCGAGGGCGTCGCCCGTCCGCTGAGCCGCCCGGTGTTCGTCTTCCCCGGCCAGGGCTCCCAGTGGGCCGGCATGGCCGCCGAACTGATCGACACCTCACCCCGGTTCGCCCGCAGCATCGCCCGCTGTGAGGCCGCGCTGGCCGAGTTCGTCGACTGGCGGCTCACCGACGTGCTGCGCGGCGCACCGGGCGCCCCCGGCCTCGACAGCGACGACGTCGTGCAGCCCGCGACGTTCGCCGTCACCGTGTCACTGGCCGAACTGTGGCGCTCCTGCGGCGTCGAACCGGCCGCGGTCGTCGGCCACTCCCAGGGCGAGATCGCCGCCGCCTGCTTCGCCGGAGCGCTGACCCTGCGCGACGCCGCCCGCGTCGTATGCCTGCGCGGCCGCGAGGTCACCGCACTCGCCGGGCTCGGCGGCCTGCTCTCGGTGGCCGCCCCGCAGGCCCTGGTCGAGGAACTGCTGCGGGCGTACGAGGGCCGGCTGCACATCGGCGCGGTCAACAGCCCGCGCGCGGTGATCGTCTCCGGTGACGCGGACGCGCTGCGGGAGTTCGCCGCCGCCTGCACGGACCAGTCCATCCGCACCAGGACCGTCCCGATCAACTACGCCTCCCACTCCCCGCACGCGGACGCCGTCGAGGACCGGCTCGCGGAGGTCCTCGCGCCGGTCACGTCATCGGCGCCCGACGTGCCGTTCTTCTCCACCGTGACCGCCGACTGGGCCGACGGCCCGGTGTTCGACGGCTCGTACTGGTTCCAGAACCTGCGTCGGCCGGTGCGCTTCGCGGACTCCGTCCGGGCGCTCGCCGAGGAGGGCTACGGACCGCTGATCGAGGTCAGCGCCCACCCCGTGCTGACCGCCGCCGTCGAGGAGACCCTCGCGGACCGCGACGACGTGGCCGCCCTCGGCTCGCTGCGCCGCTTCGACGGCGGACTGGCCCGCTTCCTGCGGTCCGTCGGCGAGGCCCATACGGCGGGCGCGGCCGTCGACTGGACCCGGGTCTTCGAGGACACCGGCGCCCGGCGCATCGACCTGCCCCCGTACGCCTTCCAACGGCGCCGCTTCTGGCCGGAGTTCGAGGAGATCGTGGCAACGGTCGCGGATCCGGCCGAGGCCGAGTTCTGGCGGGCCGTGAGCGACCAGGACCTCGACGCACTCACCGAGCACACCGGCATGGCACGCTGCGAACTGGCACCCGTGCTGCCCGCCCTGTCCCGCTGGCACACCGGACGCCGGCTCCGTACCACGCTGGACGACTGGCGCTACCGCACCCAGTGGGAGCCGGTGGCGGCGGGCCCGGACGCGCCGCTGTCCGGGAGCTGGCTGCTGCTGCGGCCCGCCGGAGCCCACGACCGCCTCGTGGACGCCACCGCCCGCGCACTGCGGCAGGCGGGCGCCGACGTCATCGACGTACCGGTGGACACCACCGGAAACGGCACCGCCGGAAGCGATACTGCCGGGGGCCGGAGCTCCTCGCTGGCCGAGCGGATCACGGCAGCCCTCGACGGCCGGCGCCCCGCCGGAGTGCTCTGCCTCACCGGCCTCGACGAGACCCCGCACCCCGACCACCCCGCGATGACCACCGGGCTCACCGCCGTCCTCGCCACGGTCCGGGCACTGACCGCGCTGGACCTGGACGCCCCGCTCTGGCTGGGCACCACGGGCGCGGTCGGCACCGGCCCCGCCGACCCGCCGCGCCACCCGGCACAGGCACTGGTGTGGGGCACGGGCGTGGTCATCGGCCTCGACCTGCCCCGCCGCTGGGGCGGACTGCTCGACCTGCCGGAGGAACTGGACGCCGACAGCGCCCGCCACCTGTGCGCCGTCCTCGGCGGCACCACCGGCGAGGAACAGCTGGTGATCGCCCCGTCCGGGATACTCGCCCGCCGGCTGGTCCGCGCGCCCGCCGACGGCGCGGCGACGCCCTGGCAGCCGCGCGAGACCGTGGTGATCACCGGCGGCACCGGAGCCCTCGGCAGCCGCCTGGCCCGCTGGGCCGCGCGCTCGGGCGCGGACCGGGTCGTCCTGGTCAGCCGGCGCGGAGAGGCCGCGGACGGCATGCCGGAACTCATCGACGAACTCGTCGACCTGGGTGCCGACGTCGTCATCGCCGCCTGCGACCTGGCCGACCGGGCCGCCCTCGGCGACCTGTTCGCCAAGATCGGCACCGACGGTCCGCCGATCCGCGCGGTCCTGCACGTCGCCGGCACCAGCGGACGCGAGGTGCCCGCAGAGGAGCTGACCCCCGCCGAACTGGCCGCCGTACTGGGCCCCAAGGTGACCGGCACCCGCAACCTCGCCGCCCTCACCGAGGACCTCGACCTCGACGCCTTCGTCCTGTTCTCCTCCGGCGCCGGCACCTGGGGCAACTCCGGCCGGATCGGCTACGCGGCCGCCAACGCCCACCTCGACGCGTTCGCTGCCGAACGACGGGCGGCCGGACTGCCGTTCCTGTCCCTCGCCTGGGGCGCCTGGGACGGCGGAGGCATGGTGGACACCGACACCGCAGCCCATCTGCACCGGCTCGGCAACCGGCAGATGGACCCCGACCTGGCCGTCGCCGCCCTCGCCGACGCCGTCGGCCGCCAGGACCACAACCTGGTCATCGCGGACATCGACTGGCAGGCCTTCGCCCCCGCATACAGCGCCGCCCGCTCCAGGCCGCTGATCCTCGGCGTGCCGGAGGCACGACAGGCACTCACCGGGTCCGAGACACCCGCCGCCGAGAGCGACGCCGTGACCGGACTCGTCCGCGAACTGTCCGCACTCGACGACACCGAGCGGCAACGGCTGCTGCTCGACCGGATCCGCCGTGAGGCGGCGGTGGCGCTCGGACACGAATCGGCCTCCGAGCTGCTGTCCGACCGGTCCTTCCGGGACCTGGGCTTCGACTCCCTGACCGTGGTGACCCTGCGCAACCGGCTGTCCGCGCTCACCGGTCTGCAGCTCCCGACCACCCTGGTCTTCGACCACCCCACCTTCCCGGACCTCACCCGCTACCTGACGACCCGCCTGTTCGGCGCCGACAGCGAGGCCGCCGCGCAGAGCCCCGAGGAGGAGGCCACCTGGTCGGCCCTGCGCGCCATCCCGCTGAGCCGGCTGCGCGAGACCGGGCTGCTCGACGCCCTGCTGGAACTGGCCGCCGCCCCGCAGCAGGCCGACGCCCCGGACGCGGACACCGCGGCCGACACCGCGGAGCGCATCGACGACATGAACGTGGCCGACCTCGTCGAGCTGGCACTCGGCACCGACACCCATGTACAGGAAAGCTGA